In Aegilops tauschii subsp. strangulata cultivar AL8/78 chromosome 3, Aet v6.0, whole genome shotgun sequence, one genomic interval encodes:
- the LOC109771099 gene encoding 2-oxoglutarate-dependent dioxygenase 19: protein MPTPSHRHCPNHPKGGHGDCAGACGGDGIPVIDLGVLLNGNAEQRSQATRELGQACEDWGFFMVINHGVPEALQEEVMEACKELYSLPRDEKADYIAAGPKDPIRIGTGLFYSDVDDAICRRDYMKMIAHPEFHCPAKPAKLRDIAVEYSARTRQLLLELAKAISESLGLDRGRISEVLNLESCFQILVGNNYPPYAGSDGVMGISAHSDHGLLTLLFQNGVDGLQVMHNGQWVTAKPLPGSLFILTGDQLEIVSNGRYKAVLHRALVHGGQTRMSFVSLVGPCLDAVVEPVLELAQNDPQGMKFRGIRYRDYMEHQQSSKMNTKAALDIVRVQGDILTCESTPNSSTEADSSGYSPTS, encoded by the exons ATGCCGACGCCGTCTCATCGCCATTGCCCTAACCATCCAAAGGGGGGTCACGGCGACTGTGCTGGAGCATGCGGCGGGGACGGCATCCCCGTCATCGACCTCGGCGTCCTCCTCAACGGCAACGCCGAGCAACGATCTCAGGCGACACGCGAGCTCGGCCAGGCCTGCGAAGACTGGGGCTTCTTCATG GTGATTAACCATGGGGTGCCTGAGGCGCTCCAAGAAGAAGTGATGGAGGCGTGTAAGGAACTATACAGCTTACCGAGGGATGAGAAGGCAGATTACATTGCTGCTGGCCCAAAGGATCCTATACGTATTGGAACAGGTCTCTTCTACTCTGACGTTGACGATGCCATATGTCGGAGGGACTATATGAAGATGATTGCTCACCCAGAGTTTCACTGCCCTGCAAAGCCTGCAAAGCTGAG AGATATTGCTGTGGAGTACTCTGCTCGAACGAGGCAGCTGTTGCTGGAGCTTGCGAAGGCGATCTCCGAGAGCCTGGGACTTGACCGTGGCCGCATTTCTGAAGTTCTAAACCTTGAGTCCTGCTTCCAGATCCTTGTCGGGAACAATTACCCGCCATATGCTGGCTCGGATGGGGTTATGGGAATTTCAGCCCACTCTGACCATGGCCTTCTCACTCTGCTCTTCCAAAATGGTGTGGATGGTCTCCAAGTCATGCACAACGGCCAGTGGGTCACCGCAAAGCCCCTTCCAGGCTCACTGTTCATTCTCACTGGCGATCAGTTGGAG ATTGTGAGCAATGGAAGGTACAAGGCCGTGCTCCATCGCGCACTGGTCCACGGTGGGCAGACGAGGATGTCGTTCGTGAGCCTGGTCGGGCCGTGCCTAGATGCTGTCGTAGAGCCAGTCCTGGAGTTGGCACAGAATGACCCCCAGGGCATGAAGTTCCGGGGAATCAGGTACAGGGACTACATGGAGCACCAGCAGAGCAGCAAGATGAACACAAAAGCAGCACTGGACATCGTTCGTGTGCAgggtgacatattgacatgtgaGAGCACACCTAACAGTTCAACAGAGGCTGATTCTTCAGGTTACAGTCCTACAAGTTGA